One region of Gopherus evgoodei ecotype Sinaloan lineage chromosome 16, rGopEvg1_v1.p, whole genome shotgun sequence genomic DNA includes:
- the GSN gene encoding gelsolin isoform X2: MALRLRYANSVSVAGLGYLVTAAVLLSAVPVSMVEHAEFLKAGKEPGLQIWRIEKFDLVPVPKNLYGDFFTGDAYLVLNTIKQRSGNLQYDLHFWLGDFCSQDESGAAAIFTVQMDDYLHGKAIQHREVQGHESSTFLGYFKSGLKYKAGGVASGFKHVVPNEVTVQRVLQIKGRRVVRATEVPVSWDSFNNGDCFILDLGSDIHQWCGSKSNRFERLKATQVAKGIRDNERSGRGNVYVVEEGSEREQMLQVLGPKPDLPEGVADDLKADASNRKLAKLYKVSNGAGNMAVSLVADENPFSQAALDSNDCFILDHGSDGKIFIWKGKKANSEEKKAALKTASEFISKMRYPKHTQIQVLPESGETPLFKQFFKNWRERDQTEGLGTAYISSHIARVEKVPFDAATLHNSTAMAAQHGMEDDGSGKKQIWRIEGSAKVPVNPSLYGQFYGGDSYIILYDYKHGGKTGQIIYTWQGADSSQDEITTSAFLSVQLDEELGGSPVQKRVVQGKEPAHLMSMFGRKPLIVYKGGTSRDGGQTAPAATRLFQVRSSTSGATRAVELDAVASELNSNDAFVLKTPSTAYLWVGQAASDTEISGAQELLKILGARPVQIAEGSEPDSFWEALGGKAVYRTSPRLKDRKMDVNPPRLFACSNKSGRFIIEEVPGELTQDDLATDDVMILDTWDQVFVWIGNEAHEEEKTEAVTSAKRYIETDPANRDKRIPITIIKQGFEPPTFSGWFLGWDDDYWTVDPLERAMAELAA; encoded by the exons ATGGCTCTGAGGTTAAGGTACGCAAACTCTGTATCTGTCGCAGGGCTCGGCTATCTCGTTACAGCAGCTGTTCTTCTTTCAGCTGTG CCTGTCAGCATGGTGGAACACGCTGAGTTTCTGAAGGCTGGAAAGGAGCCGGGCCTACAGATCTGGCGGATTGAGAAATTTGATTTGGTACCTGTGCCAAAAAACCTGTATGGAGACTTCTTCACTGGAGATGCTTATCTGGTTCTGAACACCATCAAACAGCGGAGTGGGAACCTGCAGTATGACCTGCATTTCTGGTTAG GGGATTTCTGTAGTCAGGATGAAAGCGGTGCAGCTGCCATATTCACTGTTCAGATGGACGATTATCTTCATGGGAAGGCTATCCAGCATCGGGAGGTGCAAGGGCACGAGTCTTCAACTTTCCTGGGATACTTCAAATCCGGCCTGAAGTACAAA GCTGGTGGAGTTGCCTCTGGCTTCAAGCATGTGGTTCCCAATGAGGTGACTGTCCAAAGAGTCCTTCAGATCAAAGGCAGGCGAGTGGTTCGAGCTACTGAGGTCCCTGTGAGCTGGGACAGTTTCAACAACGGAGATTGTTTCATCCTTGATCTGGGCAGT GACATCCACCAGTGGTGCGGCTCCAAGAGCAATCGGTTTGAGAGGCTGAAGGCCACCCAGGTGGCTAAGGGGATCCGGGATAATGAGCGGAGTGGCCGTGGCAATGTCTACGTGGTGGAGGAAGGGTCAGAGCGGGAGCAAATGCTGCAG GTTCTGGGACCTAAGCCCGATCTGCCAGAAGGAGTCGCTGATGACCTCAAAGCTGACGCATccaatagaaagctggctaagcTGTATAAG GTCTCCAATGGTGCAGGGAACATGGCTGTCTCTCTGGTAGCAGACGAGAATCCGTTCTCCCAGGCTGCACTGGACTCCAATGACTGTTTCATTCTGGACCATGGCTCTGATGGGAAAATCTTCATTTGGAAAG gCAAGAAGGCCAACTCTGAAGAGAAGAAGGCAGCCCTGAAAACTGCTTCCGAGTTTATCTCTAAGATGCGGTACCCCAAACACACCCAG ATCCAAGTCCTGCCCGAGAGCGGCGAGACCCCCTTGTTCAAGCAGTTCTTCAAGAACTGGCGGGAAAGGGACCAGACGGAGGGGCTAGGCACGGCCTACATCTCCAGCCACATCGCACGGGTCGAGAAGGTGCCCTTCGATGCCGCCACGCTGCACAACTCCACAGCCATGGCTGCCCAGCATGGCATGGAGGACGATGGCTCTGGCAAGAAACAG ATCTGGAGAATAGAAGGCTCTGCTAAAGTGCCCGTGAATCCTTCGCTGTATGGCCAGTTCTACGGAGGGGACAGCTATATTATCTTGTATGACTACAAGCACGGTGGAAAAACGGGACAGATTATCTACACTTG GCAGGGTGCAGATTCCTCCCAGGATGAGATTACAACCTCCGCATTCCTCAGCGTCCAGCTGGATGAAGAGCTGGGAGGCAGCCCCGTGCAG AAACGAGTGGTGCAGGGAAAAGAGCCAGCTCATCTGATGAGCATGTTTGGCAGGAAACCTTTGATTGTCTACAAGGGTGGAACCTCCAGGGATGGAGGCCAGACAGCCCCAGCTGCAACACGGCTGTTTCAGGTCCGGTCCAGCACCTCTGGAGCCACCAGAGCAGTGGAG CTGGATGCTGTTGCCAGTGAACTGAACTCCAACGATGCATTTGTCCTGAAAACTCCCTCCACTGCTTACCTTTGGGTTGGCCAAGCAGCCAGCGACACCGAGATATCTGGGGCACAAGAGCTGCTGAAGATTCTGGGAGCTCGCCCAGTACAAATTGCTGAGGGAAGCGAGCCAG ATAGCTTCTGGGAAGCTCTGGGTGGAAAAGCTGTGTATCGCACCTCCCCCCGGCTGAAGGACAGGAAGATGGACGTTAACCCCCCTCGCCTCTTTGCCTGCTCAAACAAGAGCGGACGCTTCATT ATTGAAGAGGTTCCCGGAGAGCTAACCCAAGATGACCTTGCTACAGATGATGTTATGATCCTTGACACATGGGACCAG GTCTTTGTCTGGATCGGAAATGAGGCTCATGAAGAGGAAAAGACTGAGGCCGTGACATCCG CCAAAAGGTACATTGAGACTGATCCTGCCAACCGAGATAAGAGAATTCCTATCACTATCATCAAGCAAGGATTTGAACCTCCCACCTTCTCTGGCTGGTTCCTGGGCTGGGATGATGATTACTGGACTGTTGATCCTCTGGAAAGGGCCATGGCAGAGCTGGCTGCCTAA
- the GSN gene encoding gelsolin isoform X3, translated as MVEHAEFLKAGKEPGLQIWRIEKFDLVPVPKNLYGDFFTGDAYLVLNTIKQRSGNLQYDLHFWLGDFCSQDESGAAAIFTVQMDDYLHGKAIQHREVQGHESSTFLGYFKSGLKYKAGGVASGFKHVVPNEVTVQRVLQIKGRRVVRATEVPVSWDSFNNGDCFILDLGSDIHQWCGSKSNRFERLKATQVAKGIRDNERSGRGNVYVVEEGSEREQMLQVLGPKPDLPEGVADDLKADASNRKLAKLYKVSNGAGNMAVSLVADENPFSQAALDSNDCFILDHGSDGKIFIWKGKKANSEEKKAALKTASEFISKMRYPKHTQIQVLPESGETPLFKQFFKNWRERDQTEGLGTAYISSHIARVEKVPFDAATLHNSTAMAAQHGMEDDGSGKKQIWRIEGSAKVPVNPSLYGQFYGGDSYIILYDYKHGGKTGQIIYTWQGADSSQDEITTSAFLSVQLDEELGGSPVQKRVVQGKEPAHLMSMFGRKPLIVYKGGTSRDGGQTAPAATRLFQVRSSTSGATRAVELDAVASELNSNDAFVLKTPSTAYLWVGQAASDTEISGAQELLKILGARPVQIAEGSEPDSFWEALGGKAVYRTSPRLKDRKMDVNPPRLFACSNKSGRFIIEEVPGELTQDDLATDDVMILDTWDQVFVWIGNEAHEEEKTEAVTSAKRYIETDPANRDKRIPITIIKQGFEPPTFSGWFLGWDDDYWTVDPLERAMAELAA; from the exons ATGGTGGAACACGCTGAGTTTCTGAAGGCTGGAAAGGAGCCGGGCCTACAGATCTGGCGGATTGAGAAATTTGATTTGGTACCTGTGCCAAAAAACCTGTATGGAGACTTCTTCACTGGAGATGCTTATCTGGTTCTGAACACCATCAAACAGCGGAGTGGGAACCTGCAGTATGACCTGCATTTCTGGTTAG GGGATTTCTGTAGTCAGGATGAAAGCGGTGCAGCTGCCATATTCACTGTTCAGATGGACGATTATCTTCATGGGAAGGCTATCCAGCATCGGGAGGTGCAAGGGCACGAGTCTTCAACTTTCCTGGGATACTTCAAATCCGGCCTGAAGTACAAA GCTGGTGGAGTTGCCTCTGGCTTCAAGCATGTGGTTCCCAATGAGGTGACTGTCCAAAGAGTCCTTCAGATCAAAGGCAGGCGAGTGGTTCGAGCTACTGAGGTCCCTGTGAGCTGGGACAGTTTCAACAACGGAGATTGTTTCATCCTTGATCTGGGCAGT GACATCCACCAGTGGTGCGGCTCCAAGAGCAATCGGTTTGAGAGGCTGAAGGCCACCCAGGTGGCTAAGGGGATCCGGGATAATGAGCGGAGTGGCCGTGGCAATGTCTACGTGGTGGAGGAAGGGTCAGAGCGGGAGCAAATGCTGCAG GTTCTGGGACCTAAGCCCGATCTGCCAGAAGGAGTCGCTGATGACCTCAAAGCTGACGCATccaatagaaagctggctaagcTGTATAAG GTCTCCAATGGTGCAGGGAACATGGCTGTCTCTCTGGTAGCAGACGAGAATCCGTTCTCCCAGGCTGCACTGGACTCCAATGACTGTTTCATTCTGGACCATGGCTCTGATGGGAAAATCTTCATTTGGAAAG gCAAGAAGGCCAACTCTGAAGAGAAGAAGGCAGCCCTGAAAACTGCTTCCGAGTTTATCTCTAAGATGCGGTACCCCAAACACACCCAG ATCCAAGTCCTGCCCGAGAGCGGCGAGACCCCCTTGTTCAAGCAGTTCTTCAAGAACTGGCGGGAAAGGGACCAGACGGAGGGGCTAGGCACGGCCTACATCTCCAGCCACATCGCACGGGTCGAGAAGGTGCCCTTCGATGCCGCCACGCTGCACAACTCCACAGCCATGGCTGCCCAGCATGGCATGGAGGACGATGGCTCTGGCAAGAAACAG ATCTGGAGAATAGAAGGCTCTGCTAAAGTGCCCGTGAATCCTTCGCTGTATGGCCAGTTCTACGGAGGGGACAGCTATATTATCTTGTATGACTACAAGCACGGTGGAAAAACGGGACAGATTATCTACACTTG GCAGGGTGCAGATTCCTCCCAGGATGAGATTACAACCTCCGCATTCCTCAGCGTCCAGCTGGATGAAGAGCTGGGAGGCAGCCCCGTGCAG AAACGAGTGGTGCAGGGAAAAGAGCCAGCTCATCTGATGAGCATGTTTGGCAGGAAACCTTTGATTGTCTACAAGGGTGGAACCTCCAGGGATGGAGGCCAGACAGCCCCAGCTGCAACACGGCTGTTTCAGGTCCGGTCCAGCACCTCTGGAGCCACCAGAGCAGTGGAG CTGGATGCTGTTGCCAGTGAACTGAACTCCAACGATGCATTTGTCCTGAAAACTCCCTCCACTGCTTACCTTTGGGTTGGCCAAGCAGCCAGCGACACCGAGATATCTGGGGCACAAGAGCTGCTGAAGATTCTGGGAGCTCGCCCAGTACAAATTGCTGAGGGAAGCGAGCCAG ATAGCTTCTGGGAAGCTCTGGGTGGAAAAGCTGTGTATCGCACCTCCCCCCGGCTGAAGGACAGGAAGATGGACGTTAACCCCCCTCGCCTCTTTGCCTGCTCAAACAAGAGCGGACGCTTCATT ATTGAAGAGGTTCCCGGAGAGCTAACCCAAGATGACCTTGCTACAGATGATGTTATGATCCTTGACACATGGGACCAG GTCTTTGTCTGGATCGGAAATGAGGCTCATGAAGAGGAAAAGACTGAGGCCGTGACATCCG CCAAAAGGTACATTGAGACTGATCCTGCCAACCGAGATAAGAGAATTCCTATCACTATCATCAAGCAAGGATTTGAACCTCCCACCTTCTCTGGCTGGTTCCTGGGCTGGGATGATGATTACTGGACTGTTGATCCTCTGGAAAGGGCCATGGCAGAGCTGGCTGCCTAA